From the genome of Vigna radiata var. radiata cultivar VC1973A unplaced genomic scaffold, Vradiata_ver6 scaffold_301, whole genome shotgun sequence, one region includes:
- the LOC106754973 gene encoding uncharacterized protein LOC106754973 isoform X1 gives MASWNMGLASCHKQTMSFEVSCSRKRDRDRERGSIHPYKVVEITPPPKCLGVRCLPPNLQCGESVTIEGQAYTISAVTHRYQLRKGKYEPSEKRLDVLSTGRYLVNLYLENLLEQS, from the exons ATGGCGTCGTGGAACATGGGTCTCGCTTCATGCCACAAG CAGACGATGTCGTTTGAGGTTTCATGCAGTAGGAAGAGAGACAGAGACAGGGAACGAGGTAGCATCCATCCCTACAAAGTGGTTGAAATAACTCCTCCACCCAAGTGTCTCGGCGTTCGTTGCTTACCCCCT AACTTGCAGTGCGGGGAGAGTGTAACAATAGAAGGACAAGCCTATACTATTTCAGCTGTAACACATCGCTATCAGCTTCGGAAAGGAAAATACGAACCAAGCGAGAAGAGACTTGATGTTTTGTCCACAGGAAGATACttagtaaatttatatttagaaaatttattagaacaatCTTGA
- the LOC106754973 gene encoding uncharacterized protein LOC106754973 isoform X2, which translates to MASWNMGLASCHKTMSFEVSCSRKRDRDRERGSIHPYKVVEITPPPKCLGVRCLPPNLQCGESVTIEGQAYTISAVTHRYQLRKGKYEPSEKRLDVLSTGRYLVNLYLENLLEQS; encoded by the exons ATGGCGTCGTGGAACATGGGTCTCGCTTCATGCCACAAG ACGATGTCGTTTGAGGTTTCATGCAGTAGGAAGAGAGACAGAGACAGGGAACGAGGTAGCATCCATCCCTACAAAGTGGTTGAAATAACTCCTCCACCCAAGTGTCTCGGCGTTCGTTGCTTACCCCCT AACTTGCAGTGCGGGGAGAGTGTAACAATAGAAGGACAAGCCTATACTATTTCAGCTGTAACACATCGCTATCAGCTTCGGAAAGGAAAATACGAACCAAGCGAGAAGAGACTTGATGTTTTGTCCACAGGAAGATACttagtaaatttatatttagaaaatttattagaacaatCTTGA